The following are encoded in a window of Acidobacteriota bacterium genomic DNA:
- a CDS encoding B12-binding domain-containing radical SAM protein yields the protein MRIGLIAMSGVRAYNPELTALGLTLPGFVERNRTIASLPSLGLLTLAGLTPPSVAVEYRDVPEPDALDALPGPFDVVAISSFTAQMPEAYRLADRYRAAGTHVVLGGLHVTAVPDDARAHADTIVLGEGELAWPRVVADLARKTAAPVYDARAASFDLAHAPMPRFDLLDVRRYNRLTVQTQRGCPFRCEFCAASIRISPRYKVKPVDRVMREIREIRSIWPSPFIEFADDNTFVNKTHAKALMRALAREGVRWFTETDISVADDEELLGLMRDSGCAQVLIGLESPTAAGLDGLEQRSNWKARQLARYGRAIERIQDHGITVNGCFILGLDGAGADSFESIWTFVRDSGLYEVQITVQTAFPGTPLYERLRREGRLIREGAWELCTLFDVNFRPTHMSVADLETGLRDLAARLYSDEATRERRRRFFRRRRALRPEKGAPIRSEAS from the coding sequence ATGAGGATCGGGTTGATCGCCATGAGCGGCGTGCGGGCGTACAACCCCGAGCTGACGGCGCTGGGGCTGACGCTGCCGGGCTTCGTCGAGCGGAACAGGACGATCGCGTCGCTGCCGAGTCTCGGTCTGCTCACGCTCGCCGGCCTCACGCCACCGTCCGTCGCCGTCGAGTACCGCGACGTGCCGGAGCCGGACGCGCTCGACGCGCTGCCCGGCCCGTTCGACGTCGTGGCGATCTCGAGCTTCACGGCGCAGATGCCGGAAGCCTACCGGCTCGCCGATCGCTACCGGGCGGCCGGCACGCACGTCGTGCTCGGCGGCCTGCACGTGACGGCCGTGCCCGACGACGCGCGCGCGCACGCCGACACGATCGTGCTGGGCGAGGGTGAGCTCGCCTGGCCGCGCGTCGTCGCGGATCTCGCTCGGAAGACCGCGGCGCCGGTGTACGACGCGCGCGCGGCGAGCTTCGACTTGGCGCACGCCCCCATGCCGCGGTTCGATCTTCTCGACGTTCGCCGCTACAACCGGCTCACGGTCCAGACGCAGCGCGGGTGCCCGTTCCGCTGCGAGTTCTGCGCCGCGTCGATCCGGATCTCGCCGCGCTACAAGGTCAAACCGGTCGACAGGGTGATGCGTGAGATCCGCGAGATCCGGTCGATCTGGCCGTCGCCGTTCATCGAGTTCGCCGACGACAACACCTTCGTCAACAAGACCCACGCGAAGGCGCTCATGCGGGCGCTGGCCCGCGAAGGCGTGCGGTGGTTCACCGAAACCGACATCTCGGTGGCCGACGATGAGGAGCTGCTCGGGCTGATGCGCGACAGCGGCTGCGCGCAGGTGCTCATCGGCCTGGAGAGCCCGACGGCGGCCGGGCTCGACGGGCTGGAGCAACGATCGAACTGGAAGGCGCGGCAGCTCGCGCGCTACGGGCGGGCGATCGAGCGGATCCAGGATCACGGCATCACGGTGAACGGGTGCTTCATCCTCGGCCTGGACGGCGCCGGCGCGGACAGCTTCGAATCGATCTGGACGTTCGTCCGCGACAGCGGCTTGTACGAGGTGCAGATCACCGTGCAGACGGCGTTTCCCGGCACGCCGCTCTACGAGCGCCTTCGCCGCGAAGGACGGCTGATCCGCGAGGGCGCGTGGGAGCTGTGCACGCTGTTCGACGTGAACTTCCGGCCAACCCACATGAGCGTCGCCGACCTGGAAACGGGTTTGCGGGATCTCGCTGCCCGTCTGTACAGCGACGAAGCGACGCGTGAACGGCGCCGCCGCTTCTTCCGGCGCCGCCGCGCCCTCCGGCCGGAGAAGGGCGCGCCCATCCGAAGCGAGGCCTCATGA
- a CDS encoding sulfotransferase codes for MRSRIDEPRFLFVLTQPYSGSTALARVLSTASGAALLHPSGEGQWLVPEMSDAARWDPAKVMDWAAIRAAWLARIDELCQTTPVTVVIEKSPPNLVRIDQLMRVFPNHLLMALTRHPLAQCASVLVRHHAPEQKTPDERVEIVRRLADIWLERARWMQHWIGQFDVTRCSYEAFCARPAACIEALTPGAPEFATVDVHATFDVKDYPRQGLLDQNRRQIEMLTSLERDAIAQQLGRDAALVSFFGYDVG; via the coding sequence ATGCGGTCCCGTATAGACGAGCCGCGGTTTCTCTTCGTCCTCACCCAGCCGTATTCGGGGTCCACGGCACTGGCCCGCGTGCTGAGCACCGCGTCGGGCGCCGCGCTGCTGCACCCGAGCGGCGAAGGACAGTGGCTCGTGCCGGAGATGTCCGATGCCGCCCGCTGGGATCCGGCAAAGGTGATGGACTGGGCGGCGATTCGCGCGGCGTGGCTCGCCCGGATCGACGAGCTCTGCCAGACGACGCCCGTCACCGTGGTGATCGAGAAGAGCCCGCCGAACCTCGTTCGAATCGACCAACTGATGCGCGTGTTCCCGAACCACCTGCTGATGGCGCTCACCCGGCATCCGCTCGCACAGTGCGCCAGCGTGCTCGTGCGTCATCACGCTCCGGAGCAGAAGACCCCGGACGAGCGCGTCGAGATCGTCCGTCGTCTCGCGGACATCTGGCTCGAACGGGCACGGTGGATGCAGCATTGGATCGGGCAGTTCGACGTGACGCGGTGTTCGTACGAGGCGTTCTGTGCGCGTCCTGCTGCGTGCATCGAGGCGCTCACGCCTGGCGCGCCGGAGTTCGCGACGGTCGACGTGCACGCGACCTTCGACGTCAAGGACTACCCGCGACAGGGGCTGCTGGATCAGAACCGTCGTCAGATCGAGATGCTGACGAGCCTGGAGCGTGACGCGATTGCGCAGCAGCTCGGGCGCGATGCCGCGCTCGTTTCGTTCTTCGGCTACGACGTCGGCTGA
- a CDS encoding SET domain-containing protein-lysine N-methyltransferase codes for MTTLPRLQRRPSAISGWGVYAAENIAAGTRIVEYKGELISQAEAWRREQRYLPRHRIWIFIINDRWSRDAAVGGNIARYINHSCRPNCHVDIIGRSVWIFASRRLRKGEELTYDYNTDGVAEIECRCRKGCRRIL; via the coding sequence GTGACGACACTTCCACGCCTGCAACGGCGCCCCTCGGCGATCTCCGGATGGGGCGTGTATGCCGCCGAAAACATCGCCGCCGGCACCCGCATCGTCGAGTACAAAGGCGAGCTGATCTCGCAGGCCGAGGCGTGGCGGCGCGAGCAGCGCTATCTGCCTCGCCATCGGATCTGGATCTTCATCATCAACGATCGCTGGTCTCGGGATGCGGCTGTCGGCGGCAACATCGCGCGGTACATCAACCACTCGTGCCGGCCGAACTGCCATGTGGACATCATCGGGCGCTCGGTCTGGATCTTCGCGTCGCGCCGCCTCCGCAAAGGCGAAGAGCTGACCTACGACTACAACACCGACGGGGTCGCCGAGATCGAATGCCGATGCCGGAAAGGGTGCCGGCGGATCCTCTGA
- a CDS encoding glycosyltransferase yields MSAELVSWTLLAAVAYAYVGYPLLVWAASRVMPPRTMAPVDLAAAHVPSIAIVFASRDELATVASRLRNLTSLNYPPARLELLVGLDGAASPAGELDEWLADPRVTIVRSADRVGKTALLNRLIASSSADLVVFTDANAEFDRDALRYLAARFDDPGVGCVTGELVYCNDAEPVVRAGEGLYWRLENAIKKAESRFGGTLVVSGAIYAIRRSLVAPLPPDVSDDSTNPLRALAAGRRVEVEPRARAYERAATRLDEEFQRKARMVTRQLGAHAQVGFFLVPFRPLLALRLASHKWLRWLVPYFLLASAAINLAVGGPLQRAMLLTLAVGVSALCAGTFLQKRRARVPSILRLWTYFCTVNAAAFVGVFDFIRRRQRVVWAISPSTRS; encoded by the coding sequence ATGTCGGCCGAACTGGTGTCGTGGACGCTCCTCGCGGCCGTAGCCTACGCCTACGTTGGCTATCCGCTCCTGGTGTGGGCAGCGAGCCGCGTCATGCCTCCGCGCACGATGGCGCCCGTCGACCTTGCCGCCGCGCACGTTCCGTCGATCGCCATCGTGTTCGCGTCGCGCGACGAGCTGGCCACGGTGGCCAGCCGGCTGCGGAACCTCACGTCGCTCAACTACCCGCCAGCACGGCTCGAGCTGCTGGTCGGCCTCGATGGCGCTGCCAGCCCGGCCGGCGAGCTCGACGAGTGGCTGGCGGATCCACGCGTGACGATCGTCCGATCCGCGGACCGGGTGGGCAAGACCGCGTTGCTCAACAGGCTGATCGCCAGCTCGTCGGCCGACCTCGTCGTCTTCACGGACGCGAACGCCGAGTTCGATCGCGACGCGCTGCGGTATCTGGCCGCGCGGTTCGACGACCCCGGCGTCGGCTGCGTGACGGGCGAGCTCGTGTACTGCAACGACGCGGAGCCGGTCGTGCGCGCGGGAGAGGGGTTGTACTGGCGGCTCGAGAATGCGATCAAGAAGGCCGAGAGCCGTTTCGGCGGCACGCTCGTCGTCTCCGGTGCCATCTACGCGATCAGGCGTTCGCTCGTCGCGCCGCTGCCGCCAGACGTTTCCGACGACTCGACGAACCCGCTGCGCGCGCTCGCCGCCGGCCGCCGCGTCGAGGTCGAGCCGCGCGCGCGGGCGTACGAACGGGCCGCGACTCGTCTCGATGAGGAGTTCCAGCGGAAGGCGCGCATGGTGACGCGCCAGCTCGGCGCGCACGCGCAGGTCGGGTTCTTCCTCGTGCCATTCCGGCCGCTGCTCGCCCTTCGGCTCGCGAGCCACAAATGGCTGCGCTGGCTGGTGCCGTATTTCCTTCTTGCATCCGCCGCGATCAATCTCGCCGTCGGCGGCCCGCTGCAGCGCGCTATGCTGCTGACGCTGGCGGTCGGCGTGTCGGCGCTGTGCGCCGGCACGTTCCTGCAGAAACGGAGGGCGCGCGTCCCTTCGATCCTACGGTTGTGGACGTATTTCTGTACCGTGAACGCCGCGGCGTTCGTTGGCGTGTTCGACTTCATCCGGCGGCGCCAGCGCGTCGTGTGGGCCATCAGCCCGAGCACGCGGAGCTGA
- a CDS encoding MFS transporter, giving the protein MAYRLWLMVVLITAYTFAFVDRVIVAVIGPAIIREFGLSDVEFGLLGGLAFALLFSACGIPVARLAERRSRVLIIGSSIAVWSLMTALFGTARSYAGLLIYRLGVGIGEAGVVPASHSLLSDTFPAHRRASMLALFTLGAPLGAVAGSVAGGWLSQMYGWRTAMAAVGLPGLVLALLVIVTLREPVRGALDRHGAAAAPPPFRNMMRGLFRDPVFGHMVMGASLTSVAATGINLFGPTYLVRRFGIGMADAGLWFGVVAGASGVAGILAGGFMTDLAARRHVRWYAGIPAFGVALAFPLYVVAFRQETVAATLGYLVAGAVSLTTYMGPTFALAQNIVSARMRASASAVVLLAMNVLGQGLGPTLMGVASDAFASRAFMLGDYRTSCFGAGAVPAIADACARASTDGLQASIVVTAGCLAWGAVHFWRAATALGRRPHAIAAWDAPP; this is encoded by the coding sequence GTGGCGTACCGGCTCTGGCTGATGGTGGTGCTGATCACCGCCTACACGTTCGCCTTCGTCGATCGCGTCATCGTCGCCGTGATCGGCCCGGCCATCATCAGGGAGTTCGGACTGAGCGACGTCGAGTTCGGCCTGCTGGGCGGCCTCGCCTTCGCCCTCCTCTTCTCGGCCTGCGGTATTCCGGTGGCGCGGCTCGCCGAGCGACGCAGCCGTGTCCTCATCATCGGTTCGTCGATCGCGGTGTGGTCGCTCATGACCGCGCTGTTCGGCACGGCACGGTCCTACGCCGGCCTGCTGATCTATCGCCTCGGCGTCGGAATCGGCGAAGCGGGCGTCGTCCCCGCGTCGCATTCGCTGCTCTCGGACACGTTTCCCGCTCACCGCCGCGCCTCGATGCTCGCGCTGTTCACGTTGGGCGCGCCGCTCGGAGCGGTGGCCGGCAGCGTCGCCGGCGGATGGCTCAGCCAGATGTACGGCTGGCGGACGGCCATGGCCGCGGTCGGGCTGCCGGGTCTCGTCCTCGCGCTGCTCGTGATCGTCACGCTCCGTGAACCCGTCCGCGGAGCGCTGGATCGGCACGGCGCGGCCGCCGCGCCGCCGCCGTTCCGCAACATGATGCGCGGTCTTTTCCGCGATCCGGTCTTCGGCCACATGGTGATGGGGGCCTCGCTCACGAGCGTGGCGGCGACCGGCATCAACCTGTTCGGACCGACCTATCTCGTGCGTCGGTTCGGCATCGGTATGGCGGATGCGGGTCTCTGGTTCGGCGTCGTCGCAGGCGCATCGGGCGTGGCGGGCATCCTGGCCGGCGGCTTCATGACCGATCTCGCCGCACGAAGACACGTCCGATGGTACGCCGGCATCCCGGCGTTTGGCGTCGCGCTCGCGTTCCCGCTGTACGTCGTCGCGTTTCGCCAGGAGACGGTGGCCGCGACGCTCGGCTATCTGGTCGCCGGCGCGGTGAGCCTGACGACGTACATGGGACCGACGTTCGCGCTGGCGCAGAACATCGTCAGCGCGCGCATGCGGGCGTCGGCATCTGCCGTCGTGCTCCTCGCCATGAACGTGCTCGGCCAGGGTCTCGGGCCGACGCTGATGGGCGTGGCCAGCGACGCCTTCGCCAGCCGCGCCTTCATGCTCGGCGACTACCGGACGTCGTGCTTTGGCGCCGGCGCCGTGCCGGCGATCGCGGATGCCTGCGCCCGCGCGTCCACTGACGGGCTCCAGGCGTCGATCGTCGTGACGGCGGGTTGCCTGGCGTGGGGCGCGGTCCATTTCTGGCGGGCGGCCACAGCGCTCGGACGTCGCCCGCACGCGATCGCGGCGTGGGACGCGCCGCCATGA
- a CDS encoding nucleotidyltransferase family protein codes for MSERERYVQVARHAGRRHSGPLVEALQRLTEDPDEIIRVLGTHRLIRLILNATSAEDLSRALAPALAERFESWRAKPWPSNAALLRTFDELQRHLAAAGVNVLLLKGFPLAVRLYGSLEGRPQHDIDLLVRQNDRRRASAVLRTHGCVRLGYDAHAVTFALATIKLDVHRCLRGAPAFHLEERPIWDEAVDLTIDGVRCRTLSDEWTIVLIALSIFEELAHGSTQLRALVDLYLLLRDVDARVDWDRFFARRDAARLAGVFANVLMLVIELFEVRDELPHLVSMLAAWRSAIVPLTADERLTLVFAPPRTPANLRWFARIYPGSLARYLAAFWWAGFPANVRDVSVRRLISGGRVAWQMRVARAPHSAGGA; via the coding sequence ATGTCCGAACGCGAGCGCTACGTCCAGGTGGCCAGGCACGCCGGCCGGCGCCACTCCGGCCCGCTCGTCGAGGCGCTGCAGCGGCTGACGGAGGATCCCGATGAGATCATTCGCGTCCTCGGCACGCACCGGCTCATCCGCCTGATCCTGAACGCGACGAGCGCCGAGGATCTCTCGCGCGCCCTCGCGCCGGCGCTCGCCGAACGGTTCGAGTCGTGGCGGGCGAAACCATGGCCGTCCAACGCGGCGCTGCTTCGAACCTTCGACGAGCTACAGCGGCACCTGGCCGCAGCGGGCGTGAACGTGCTGCTGCTCAAAGGGTTTCCCCTTGCGGTCCGGCTGTACGGCAGCCTCGAGGGGCGGCCGCAGCACGACATCGATCTGCTGGTGCGGCAGAACGACAGGCGCCGCGCCAGCGCGGTGCTCAGGACGCACGGATGCGTCCGTCTCGGCTACGACGCCCACGCGGTGACCTTCGCGCTCGCCACGATCAAGCTGGACGTCCATCGCTGCCTGCGCGGCGCGCCCGCGTTCCATCTGGAGGAACGACCGATCTGGGACGAGGCGGTGGACCTCACGATCGACGGCGTGCGCTGCCGTACGCTCTCGGACGAGTGGACCATCGTCCTGATCGCGCTGTCGATCTTCGAGGAGCTCGCGCATGGATCGACGCAGCTTCGGGCACTGGTCGATCTCTACCTGCTGCTGCGCGATGTCGATGCCCGCGTCGACTGGGATCGATTCTTCGCGCGCCGTGATGCCGCGCGGCTCGCCGGTGTCTTCGCGAACGTGCTGATGCTCGTGATCGAGCTCTTCGAGGTCCGGGACGAACTGCCTCATCTCGTGTCGATGTTGGCAGCATGGCGGTCCGCGATCGTGCCGCTGACCGCCGATGAACGGCTCACGCTGGTGTTCGCGCCGCCGCGCACGCCGGCCAACCTCCGCTGGTTCGCCCGGATCTACCCGGGCTCGCTGGCGCGCTATCTCGCCGCGTTTTGGTGGGCCGGCTTCCCCGCCAACGTTCGCGACGTCAGCGTCCGCCGGCTGATCTCCGGTGGACGCGTCGCCTGGCAGATGCGCGTCGCGAGAGCGCCGCACTCGGCAGGGGGCGCCTGA